Proteins from a genomic interval of Geodermatophilus obscurus DSM 43160:
- the lexA gene encoding transcriptional repressor LexA: MAGTSGTSGGGVRGGGSSSRRTSGSRAGAPEPAEAASVRTFPDRGEAGDGLTQRQRRVLEVIRDSIERRGYPPSVREIGEAVGLSSASSVAHQLSVLQKKGWLRRDPNRPRALDVRLPGDSAGASAPTVVAPVGAEETPAPTYVPLVGRIAAGGPVLAEQAVEDVFPLPRELVGEGTLFMLKVTGDSMVEAAICDGDWVVVRQQPTAENGEIVAAMIDGEATVKTYKRRDGHVWLLPHNPAYEPIPGDDATVLGRVVTVLRRV; encoded by the coding sequence GTGGCGGGCACGAGCGGAACGTCGGGCGGCGGGGTCCGGGGCGGCGGCAGCTCGTCGCGGCGTACGTCCGGGAGCCGGGCCGGCGCGCCGGAGCCGGCCGAGGCGGCGTCGGTGCGCACCTTCCCCGACCGCGGCGAGGCCGGCGACGGGCTCACCCAGCGGCAGCGGCGGGTCCTCGAGGTGATCCGTGACTCCATCGAGCGGCGCGGCTACCCGCCCTCGGTGCGGGAGATCGGCGAGGCCGTCGGGCTGTCGTCGGCCTCCTCGGTGGCCCACCAGCTGAGCGTGCTGCAGAAGAAGGGCTGGCTGCGCCGCGACCCGAACCGGCCCCGTGCGCTCGATGTGCGCCTGCCCGGCGACAGCGCCGGCGCCTCCGCGCCCACCGTGGTCGCCCCGGTCGGCGCCGAGGAGACCCCCGCGCCCACCTACGTGCCGCTCGTCGGCCGGATCGCCGCCGGTGGTCCGGTGCTGGCCGAGCAGGCCGTGGAGGACGTCTTCCCCCTCCCCCGCGAGCTGGTCGGCGAGGGCACGCTGTTCATGCTCAAGGTCACCGGTGACTCGATGGTCGAGGCGGCCATCTGCGACGGCGACTGGGTCGTCGTGCGGCAGCAGCCGACCGCGGAGAACGGCGAGATCGTCGCCGCCATGATCGACGGCGAGGCGACGGTGAAGACCTACAAGCGGCGCGACGGGCACGTGTGGCTGCTGCCGCACAACCCCGCGTACGAGCCCATCCCCGGCGACGACGCCACCGTGCTGGGCCGCGTCGTCACGGTGCTGCGCCGGGTCTGA
- a CDS encoding DUF6010 family protein — MTTATAATTETMTGRAGGPRGALARRWPAALGAVAAVNSFALVARLPEHAQTWVSAWCVLLAAVIYLTWGTARGDLGNRRLLTAQTAAVLGFGAVAMTAVAVDVDAARYVLAAGWLAHAAWDVVHHRIGRVVPRWYAETCLVADLTIATALLTVGIG, encoded by the coding sequence ATGACCACGGCCACTGCAGCGACCACGGAGACCATGACCGGCCGCGCCGGCGGCCCGCGCGGCGCGCTCGCTCGCCGCTGGCCGGCCGCGCTCGGCGCCGTCGCCGCCGTCAACAGCTTCGCGCTCGTCGCGCGGCTGCCGGAGCACGCGCAGACCTGGGTCAGCGCCTGGTGCGTGCTGCTCGCCGCGGTCATCTACCTGACCTGGGGCACCGCCCGCGGCGACCTCGGCAACCGGCGGCTGCTGACCGCGCAGACCGCGGCGGTGCTCGGCTTCGGCGCGGTGGCGATGACGGCGGTCGCCGTTGACGTCGACGCGGCCCGCTACGTGCTAGCCGCCGGCTGGCTCGCCCACGCCGCCTGGGACGTCGTCCACCACCGCATCGGCCGGGTGGTGCCCCGCTGGTACGCCGAGACCTGCCTGGTCGCCGACCTCACCATCGCCACCGCGCTGCTCACCGTCGGCATCGGCTGA
- the nrdR gene encoding transcriptional regulator NrdR, protein MRCPFCHNPDSRVIDSREADEGATTRRRRSCPACGRRFTTVEEAVLAVVKRSGVSEPFNRSKVVAGVRRACQGRPVDEDQLQKLAQQVEDAIRATGAAEVPSNEVGLAILRPLRELDEVAYLRFASVYRAFTSLEDFEKEITELRARHVAAGTPPLPGMQDPPARRRGGGRGQAASGGSAAAT, encoded by the coding sequence GTGCGCTGCCCCTTCTGCCACAACCCCGACAGTCGCGTCATCGACTCGCGCGAGGCCGACGAGGGGGCGACCACCCGTCGCCGCCGGTCGTGCCCCGCGTGCGGACGTCGCTTCACCACCGTGGAGGAGGCCGTCCTCGCCGTCGTCAAGCGCAGCGGCGTGAGCGAGCCGTTCAACCGCAGCAAGGTGGTGGCCGGCGTCCGCCGGGCGTGCCAGGGGCGGCCGGTCGACGAGGACCAGCTGCAGAAGCTCGCCCAGCAGGTGGAGGACGCCATCCGGGCCACCGGTGCCGCGGAGGTCCCCAGCAACGAGGTGGGGTTGGCCATCCTGCGGCCGTTGCGGGAGCTGGACGAGGTCGCGTACCTGCGCTTCGCCAGCGTCTACCGCGCGTTCACCTCCCTCGAGGACTTCGAGAAGGAGATCACCGAGCTGCGGGCCCGGCACGTCGCTGCCGGCACCCCGCCGCTGCCTGGCATGCAGGACCCGCCGGCCCGCCGGCGGGGTGGGGGGCGCGGTCAGGCCGCCTCCGGCGGCAGCGCCGCCGCCACCTGA
- a CDS encoding flavin-containing monooxygenase — MPIPVSAADQPLEVLVVGAGQAGLALGQHLARRGANFLLLDAGPQIGHSWRSRWDSLRLFSPAQYDSLPGLPFPAPADTHPSKDDVADYLQSYAAHFALPVRCNSPVLRLHPDADGSFTATTPTGTLRAEQVVVATGPFQIPHIPALAEQLDPLVTQLHSAAYRNPTQLPGAGRVLVVGAANSGLQIAAELAATRPVTVAVGSRPTELPQRIAGRDLFFWLTESGFFTVPAHTRIARRLRARGDIVIGTRSSTLRRRGIDFRPRLTGITGRTARFADGTTVGVDAVVWATGYRPDYSWLHVPGAVVDGRVRHTGGVTDVPGLYFLGLPWQTCRGSALLGFVGADAAALSARMAVDATAPAARAEPGRGPAIPAVFPA, encoded by the coding sequence ATGCCCATCCCCGTCTCCGCCGCCGACCAGCCCCTCGAGGTGCTCGTCGTCGGCGCCGGCCAGGCCGGCCTCGCACTGGGCCAGCACCTCGCCCGCCGCGGCGCGAACTTCCTGCTGCTCGACGCCGGCCCCCAGATCGGCCACTCCTGGCGCTCCCGCTGGGACTCGCTGCGGCTGTTCAGCCCCGCCCAGTACGACTCGCTGCCCGGCCTGCCGTTCCCGGCTCCGGCCGACACCCACCCCAGCAAGGACGACGTCGCCGACTACCTGCAGTCCTACGCCGCCCACTTCGCGCTGCCGGTGCGGTGCAACTCCCCGGTGCTGCGGCTGCACCCCGACGCGGACGGCAGCTTCACGGCCACCACCCCAACTGGCACGCTGCGCGCCGAGCAGGTCGTCGTCGCCACCGGCCCGTTCCAGATCCCGCACATCCCCGCCCTCGCCGAGCAGCTCGACCCGCTGGTGACGCAGCTGCACAGCGCCGCGTACCGCAACCCGACCCAGCTGCCCGGCGCCGGCCGGGTGCTCGTCGTCGGCGCAGCCAACTCCGGCCTGCAGATCGCTGCCGAACTCGCCGCCACCCGACCGGTCACCGTCGCCGTCGGCAGCCGGCCGACCGAGCTGCCCCAGCGCATCGCCGGCCGCGACCTGTTCTTCTGGCTGACGGAGTCCGGGTTCTTCACCGTGCCCGCGCACACCCGCATCGCCCGCCGGCTGCGCGCCCGCGGCGACATCGTCATCGGCACCCGCAGCAGCACCCTGCGCCGCCGCGGGATCGACTTCCGGCCGCGGCTGACCGGCATCACCGGCCGCACCGCCCGCTTCGCCGACGGCACCACCGTCGGCGTCGACGCCGTCGTGTGGGCCACCGGCTACCGACCCGACTACTCCTGGCTGCACGTTCCTGGCGCCGTCGTCGACGGGCGGGTCCGCCACACCGGCGGGGTCACCGACGTGCCCGGCCTGTACTTCCTCGGGCTGCCCTGGCAGACCTGCCGCGGTTCGGCGCTGCTCGGGTTCGTCGGCGCCGACGCTGCGGCGCTCTCCGCCCGCATGGCCGTCGACGCCACCGCGCCAGCGGCGCGCGCCGAGCCCGGCCGCGGGCCGGCGATCCCGGCGGTCTTCCCGGCGTGA
- a CDS encoding MFS transporter, whose product MSAHPTAEPAARAHGHQHAPGHGAPHAHEHPAHHIAGPSTTADEPRRPWTVFALMIAAQFMVILDVSVVNVALPSISDALHLSAADHQWTISAYVLLSGGLLLLGGRIADLLNRRRAFLAGVALFTAASLVSGLAQTPLTLILARAGQGAGAALLTPAALSIIMTAYAGRQRQTALAVWGTVGSLGIAAGVLFGGALTSALGWRAVFVINVPIGAAVVLGTLRAVAHGGSQPGALRRLDVPGALTLVAGLLALVFGIEATRSAGWTAPRTWLALAAAAILLAVFARLERRAADPLVPPATWRMRSLVSASAVMAGVTGVVVGAIFLSSLYLQAIVGASPVVAGLQFLPLAAAITLAAAAASKVIGRLGPRPLILGGLVVMAAGVLLLAAGAGGTAYAADVLPGFLLVGAGVGPMFVAIAVAAMSDVPADESGLASGLMMTGHEIGAALGVAALSAVAGDLATSAGLIDGYGRAFAVTAGVLGALFVLTALAVPGGKAATGTPVHGGHGHGH is encoded by the coding sequence ATGTCGGCCCACCCGACCGCCGAACCGGCGGCCCGCGCCCACGGGCACCAGCACGCCCCCGGCCACGGAGCGCCCCACGCCCACGAGCACCCGGCCCACCACATCGCCGGCCCGTCGACGACCGCGGACGAGCCACGCCGACCGTGGACCGTTTTCGCGCTGATGATTGCCGCCCAGTTCATGGTCATCCTCGACGTGTCGGTGGTGAACGTCGCGCTGCCGTCCATCAGCGACGCCCTGCACCTGTCGGCGGCGGACCACCAATGGACGATCAGCGCCTACGTGCTGCTCTCGGGCGGCCTGCTGCTACTGGGCGGGCGGATCGCCGACCTGCTCAACCGGCGCCGCGCGTTCCTCGCCGGCGTCGCCCTGTTCACCGCCGCCTCGCTGGTCAGCGGGCTGGCGCAGACCCCGCTGACGCTCATCCTCGCCCGCGCGGGGCAGGGCGCCGGTGCGGCGCTGCTCACCCCGGCCGCGCTGTCGATCATCATGACCGCGTACGCCGGCCGGCAGCGGCAGACCGCGCTGGCCGTCTGGGGCACCGTCGGCAGCCTCGGCATCGCCGCCGGCGTGCTCTTCGGTGGGGCGCTCACCAGCGCGCTGGGCTGGCGGGCGGTGTTCGTCATCAACGTGCCGATCGGCGCCGCCGTCGTCCTCGGCACGCTGCGGGCCGTCGCTCACGGCGGCTCGCAGCCCGGCGCGCTGCGCCGGCTGGACGTGCCCGGCGCCCTCACCCTGGTGGCCGGGCTACTGGCGCTGGTGTTCGGCATCGAGGCCACCCGCTCGGCCGGCTGGACCGCACCCCGCACGTGGCTGGCGCTGGCCGCCGCCGCCATCCTGCTGGCCGTGTTCGCCCGCCTCGAGCGGCGCGCCGCCGACCCGCTGGTGCCGCCGGCGACGTGGCGGATGCGGTCGCTGGTCTCAGCCTCAGCGGTGATGGCCGGCGTGACCGGCGTCGTGGTCGGCGCGATCTTCCTGTCCTCGCTGTACCTGCAGGCGATCGTCGGTGCCTCCCCGGTCGTCGCGGGCCTGCAGTTCCTGCCGCTGGCCGCCGCGATCACCCTGGCCGCCGCAGCCGCGTCGAAGGTCATCGGCCGGCTCGGCCCCCGCCCGTTGATCCTCGGCGGGCTCGTCGTCATGGCCGCCGGCGTGCTGCTGCTTGCCGCGGGTGCCGGCGGCACCGCCTACGCCGCCGACGTGCTGCCCGGCTTCCTGCTCGTCGGCGCCGGTGTCGGACCGATGTTCGTCGCCATCGCGGTCGCCGCGATGAGCGACGTGCCGGCCGACGAGTCCGGGCTGGCGTCGGGGCTGATGATGACCGGCCACGAGATCGGCGCCGCCCTCGGCGTCGCCGCGCTGAGCGCCGTCGCCGGCGACCTGGCGACCTCCGCCGGCCTCATCGACGGCTACGGCCGGGCTTTCGCCGTCACCGCCGGCG
- a CDS encoding LysM peptidoglycan-binding domain-containing protein → MASVRQAVLEFDAEVQVPWRPLLGSGAAGGAPGPGCATAGSARPAGSAARSVMPGSGLRVAGHLRPVPDRPVAPEARGAGPVTEAPRTRRDLARPGGRPLRSAPAAGAVRGGCAPVPANVRLTRRGRRFVAALALGAAVALGASIAPLVDGGDAGLRLAGESSVVVQPGDTVWSIAGEVAGDGRDVRVVVDAIEELNDLEGSVVVPGQVLELP, encoded by the coding sequence ATGGCGAGCGTGCGGCAGGCCGTGCTGGAGTTCGACGCGGAGGTGCAGGTCCCGTGGCGGCCGTTGCTCGGGTCGGGGGCCGCCGGCGGGGCCCCGGGACCCGGGTGCGCGACGGCCGGGTCCGCTCGTCCGGCGGGGTCGGCGGCGCGGTCCGTCATGCCGGGCTCCGGCCTCCGGGTGGCCGGGCACCTGCGACCGGTCCCCGACCGCCCTGTCGCGCCCGAGGCGCGTGGTGCCGGTCCGGTCACCGAGGCGCCCCGCACCCGCCGTGACCTGGCCCGCCCGGGTGGTCGGCCGTTGCGGTCCGCGCCAGCCGCAGGCGCCGTCCGCGGCGGGTGTGCACCGGTTCCGGCCAACGTGCGGCTGACCCGCCGGGGGCGCCGGTTCGTCGCCGCGCTCGCGCTGGGCGCCGCCGTCGCCCTCGGGGCGTCGATCGCCCCGCTGGTCGACGGGGGCGACGCGGGGCTGCGGCTGGCCGGTGAGAGCAGTGTCGTGGTCCAGCCGGGCGACACGGTCTGGTCGATCGCGGGCGAGGTCGCCGGGGACGGCCGGGACGTGCGCGTCGTGGTCGACGCCATCGAGGAGCTCAACGACCTCGAGGGCTCCGTCGTCGTGCCAGGGCAGGTGCTCGAGCTGCCCTGA
- a CDS encoding ATP-binding protein: MLAGRDRERAAIAALLDAARTGTGGALVIRGVAGSGKSTLLADAVSAASGMRVLRTSGVESESPLAFAALQRLLWPLRARLDALPAPQAAALGAALGEAAGDGDRFLAFLGTLSLLADAAEEAPVLAVIDDAHWLDDASAAALLFVARRLQAERVALLFAARDGEAHDFDVPDLPTAVLGGVTGPDADTILSARADDAVDPAVRDRLVAATGGNPLALGELADALTGDQLAGRASLPTPLPLTGGVERGFLDRYRRLSTNAQRFLLLAAADDTGRLTVVRDAAARLDVDDDALDEAERVGLLRVDGDSLALYHPLVRSAVYRAATSTQRRAVHRALADVLAADPDRHAWHLAAAADRPDESVVAALDGVADRAAARGGHEAASAAWARAAELTVDSKARGRRLFSAASSAWLGAHPSRAAGLAAAAGAEVTDPVQRARLLLLQGQIEWNTHSLNEGYDLVLQAAQLAAEVDEATARPLAMLAAALSAFGARSPRPVDPAALVTEPAADAPPTARAAWALLQGFAAVGRRDWATAAASFRRAFDLTDPDPLEGDHVLQPNLGIAAWLIDEDERSLRLHEEQLTAARRAGALNMVEHALTRGFHSQLATGAWTTAAGAAAEALPLTASTGSTGLTALPTAQLAVVAALRGDEATDRHLADVAAIRAAHPVGITDSLVADLAHWARALRTAGQPAPALHHLEQLQNPVRRRMAALDVFDIAVRAGREDVARTWLTEVEQFAAATGTAGAVAVTEHGRAVLADRPDAEKHFLAALDAHAASPRLPDRARTHLAYGEHLRRARRRVDAREHLRAALTLFEELGAAPHAERAAQELRASGETARRRDVTTTTELTAQERQVAGLVRQGLSNRDVAARLFVSPRTVDFHLRNVFSKLGVASRAELTALALD, translated from the coding sequence GTGCTGGCCGGACGGGACCGCGAACGCGCGGCGATCGCCGCACTGCTCGACGCCGCCCGCACCGGGACCGGCGGGGCGCTGGTGATCCGCGGCGTGGCCGGGTCCGGCAAGTCGACGCTGCTGGCCGACGCCGTCTCCGCCGCCTCCGGGATGCGCGTACTGCGCACGTCGGGCGTGGAGTCGGAGTCCCCGCTGGCATTCGCCGCCCTGCAGCGGCTGCTGTGGCCGCTGCGTGCCCGCCTCGATGCGCTGCCGGCGCCGCAGGCCGCGGCGCTGGGCGCGGCGCTGGGCGAAGCGGCCGGCGACGGCGACCGGTTCCTGGCCTTCCTGGGCACGCTGAGCCTGCTCGCCGACGCCGCCGAGGAGGCACCGGTGCTCGCCGTCATCGACGACGCACACTGGCTCGACGACGCCTCGGCCGCCGCGCTGCTGTTCGTCGCCCGCCGGCTGCAGGCTGAGCGGGTCGCGCTGCTGTTCGCTGCCCGCGATGGCGAGGCCCACGACTTCGACGTCCCCGACCTGCCCACCGCCGTCCTCGGGGGCGTGACCGGGCCCGACGCCGACACGATTCTGTCCGCGCGGGCCGACGACGCGGTGGACCCGGCGGTGCGCGACCGGCTGGTGGCCGCCACCGGCGGCAACCCGCTCGCGCTCGGCGAGCTCGCCGATGCCCTCACCGGCGACCAGCTGGCCGGCCGGGCGTCGCTGCCGACGCCGCTGCCGCTGACCGGCGGCGTCGAACGCGGGTTCCTGGACCGGTACCGCCGCCTGTCGACGAACGCGCAGCGGTTCCTGCTGCTCGCCGCGGCCGACGACACCGGCCGACTGACCGTCGTCCGCGACGCCGCCGCACGTCTCGACGTCGACGACGACGCCCTGGACGAGGCCGAGCGGGTCGGGCTGCTCCGCGTCGACGGCGACAGCCTGGCGCTGTACCACCCGCTGGTGCGCTCGGCGGTGTACCGCGCGGCCACCAGCACGCAGCGCCGTGCCGTGCACCGGGCGCTGGCCGACGTCCTCGCCGCCGACCCCGATCGGCACGCCTGGCACCTGGCTGCCGCCGCCGACCGCCCCGACGAGTCCGTGGTCGCAGCGCTGGACGGGGTGGCCGACCGCGCCGCCGCCCGCGGCGGGCACGAGGCCGCCTCCGCCGCCTGGGCCCGCGCCGCCGAGCTCACCGTCGACAGCAAGGCCCGCGGCCGCCGGCTGTTCTCCGCCGCGTCCTCGGCGTGGCTCGGCGCCCATCCGTCGCGGGCCGCCGGGCTCGCGGCCGCCGCCGGGGCCGAAGTGACCGACCCGGTCCAGCGCGCGCGGCTGCTGCTGCTGCAGGGCCAGATCGAGTGGAACACCCACTCCCTCAACGAGGGCTACGACCTCGTCCTGCAGGCCGCCCAGCTGGCCGCCGAGGTCGATGAGGCGACGGCGCGGCCGCTGGCGATGCTGGCCGCGGCGCTGTCGGCGTTCGGGGCGCGCTCGCCCCGTCCGGTCGATCCGGCGGCGCTGGTGACCGAGCCGGCCGCCGACGCACCGCCCACCGCCCGTGCCGCATGGGCGCTGCTACAGGGGTTCGCCGCCGTCGGCCGCCGCGACTGGGCGACCGCCGCGGCATCCTTCCGGCGCGCGTTCGACCTCACCGACCCCGACCCGCTCGAGGGCGACCACGTCCTGCAGCCCAACCTCGGCATCGCCGCCTGGCTCATCGACGAGGACGAGCGCAGCCTGCGGCTGCACGAGGAGCAGCTGACCGCCGCCCGCCGCGCCGGGGCACTGAACATGGTCGAGCACGCCCTCACCCGGGGATTCCACTCCCAGCTGGCGACCGGCGCGTGGACGACGGCCGCCGGCGCCGCCGCCGAGGCGCTGCCACTGACCGCCAGCACCGGCTCCACCGGGCTGACCGCGCTGCCCACCGCCCAGCTGGCCGTGGTCGCGGCCCTGCGCGGCGACGAGGCCACCGACCGGCACCTCGCCGACGTCGCCGCGATCCGCGCGGCGCATCCGGTCGGCATCACCGACAGCCTCGTGGCCGACCTCGCGCACTGGGCGCGGGCGCTGCGGACCGCCGGGCAGCCCGCGCCCGCGCTGCACCACCTGGAGCAGCTGCAGAACCCGGTGCGGCGCCGCATGGCCGCCCTCGACGTGTTCGACATCGCCGTCCGGGCCGGCCGGGAGGACGTCGCCCGTACCTGGCTGACCGAGGTCGAGCAGTTCGCCGCGGCCACCGGCACCGCCGGCGCGGTCGCCGTCACCGAGCACGGCCGCGCCGTGCTCGCCGACCGCCCCGACGCCGAGAAGCACTTCCTCGCCGCGCTGGACGCGCACGCCGCCTCCCCGCGGCTGCCCGACCGGGCCCGCACCCACCTGGCCTACGGCGAGCACCTGCGGCGCGCCCGGCGGCGGGTCGACGCCCGCGAGCACCTGCGGGCTGCGCTCACCCTCTTCGAGGAGCTGGGCGCGGCGCCCCACGCCGAACGCGCTGCCCAGGAGCTGCGTGCCTCCGGGGAGACCGCCCGCCGCCGCGACGTCACCACGACGACGGAGCTCACCGCGCAGGAACGCCAGGTCGCCGGGCTGGTCCGGCAGGGCCTGTCCAACCGGGACGTCGCCGCCCGGCTGTTCGTCAGTCCCCGCACCGTCGACTTCCACCTGCGCAACGTGTTCAGCAAGCTCGGCGTGGCCTCCCGCGCCGAGCTCACCGCGCTGGCCCTGGACTAG
- a CDS encoding vitamin B12-dependent ribonucleotide reductase encodes MTETEDRLSGRTRRAAKAPTRGKGLKVKRVFTTAGVHPYDEVTWERRDVVMTNWRDGSINFEQRGVEFPAEWSINATNIVTTKYFRGAVGTPQRETSLRQLIDRVVLTYGAAGREHGYFASEGDAEVFEHELTWMLMHQYFSFNSPVWFNVGTNAPQQVSACFILAVDDEMDSILNWYREEGLIFKGGSGAGLNLSRIRSSKELLSSGGTASGPVSFMRGADASAGTIKSGGATRRAAKMVVLDIDHPDIEEFIETKAREEDKIRALRDAGYDMDLGGKDITSVQYQNANNSVRVSDEFMRAVEDGDEFGLRARLDGSVIETVDAKTLFRKVTRAAWECADPGIQYDDTINDWHTNPETGRINASNPCSEYMSLDNSSCNLASLNLMKFLEDDGTFDSRNFVKAVELVITAMDISICFADFPTDPIGETTRAYRQLGIGYANLGALLMATGHAYDSRGGQTLAAAITSLMTGTAYRRSAELAGIVGAYEGFARNADAHARVMRKHAAANDAIRPVGADDADVLKAATAQWQECLELGADFGWRNAQASVLAPTGTIGFMMDCDTTGIEPDFSLVKYKKLVGGGSMQIVNQTVPRALRSLGYQDEQIEAIVEYISEHGHVVDAPSLRPEHYEVFDCAMGERAISPMGHVRMMAAVQPFISGAISKTVNMPETATVEDVENIYFQGWKLGLKALAIYRDNCKVGQPLSDAKAKKADTKVEAAAPATALSHPVRKRLPKKRQSMTTSFSVAGAEGYMTAGMYEDGSLGEVFLKLGKQGSTLAGVMDAFSISLSIALQHGVPLETYIQKFTNMRFEPAGMTDDPDIRIAQSVMDYIFRRLALDHLPVETRATLGIFSAEERAAQVSGYGSSASTAAVVEEEVDLEALRSSAPTEAPAKPEPKAEPVKEAHSSAELLELVTGTATDAPLCMTCGTKMRPAGSCYVCEGCGSTSGCS; translated from the coding sequence GTGACCGAGACCGAGGATCGCTTGTCGGGTCGTACGCGTCGCGCCGCCAAGGCGCCGACCAGGGGGAAGGGCCTGAAGGTCAAGCGTGTCTTCACCACCGCCGGGGTGCACCCGTACGACGAGGTGACCTGGGAGCGCCGGGACGTCGTCATGACGAACTGGCGGGACGGCTCGATCAACTTCGAGCAGCGCGGCGTGGAGTTCCCCGCCGAGTGGAGCATCAACGCCACCAACATCGTCACCACGAAGTACTTCCGCGGCGCCGTCGGCACCCCGCAGCGCGAGACCAGCCTGCGTCAGCTCATCGACCGGGTCGTGCTGACCTACGGTGCGGCCGGCCGCGAGCACGGCTACTTCGCCTCCGAGGGCGACGCCGAGGTCTTCGAGCACGAGCTGACCTGGATGCTCATGCACCAGTACTTCAGCTTCAACTCGCCCGTCTGGTTCAACGTCGGCACCAACGCGCCGCAGCAGGTCAGCGCCTGCTTCATCCTCGCCGTCGACGACGAGATGGACTCGATCCTCAACTGGTACCGCGAGGAGGGCCTGATCTTCAAGGGCGGCTCGGGTGCCGGCCTGAACCTGTCCCGCATCCGTTCCTCCAAGGAGCTGCTCTCCTCCGGCGGCACCGCCTCCGGCCCGGTCAGCTTCATGCGCGGCGCCGACGCCTCCGCCGGGACCATCAAGTCCGGTGGCGCCACCCGCCGCGCGGCGAAGATGGTCGTCCTCGACATCGACCACCCCGACATCGAGGAGTTCATCGAGACCAAGGCGCGCGAGGAGGACAAGATCCGCGCGCTGCGCGACGCCGGGTACGACATGGACCTCGGCGGGAAGGACATCACCAGCGTCCAGTACCAGAACGCCAACAACTCCGTCCGGGTCTCCGACGAGTTCATGCGCGCGGTCGAGGACGGCGACGAGTTCGGTCTGCGCGCCCGGCTCGACGGCTCGGTCATCGAGACCGTCGACGCCAAGACGCTGTTCCGCAAGGTCACCCGGGCCGCCTGGGAGTGCGCCGACCCGGGCATCCAGTACGACGACACGATCAACGACTGGCACACCAACCCCGAGACCGGGCGGATCAACGCGTCCAACCCCTGCTCGGAGTACATGAGCCTGGACAACAGCTCGTGCAACCTGGCGTCGCTGAACCTCATGAAGTTCCTCGAGGACGACGGCACGTTCGACAGCCGGAACTTCGTCAAGGCCGTCGAGCTGGTCATCACCGCGATGGACATCTCGATCTGCTTCGCCGACTTCCCGACCGACCCGATCGGTGAGACCACCCGCGCCTACCGGCAGCTGGGCATCGGATACGCCAACCTCGGCGCGCTGCTCATGGCCACCGGCCACGCGTATGACTCGCGCGGCGGCCAGACCCTCGCCGCGGCGATCACCTCGCTGATGACCGGCACCGCCTACCGCCGCTCGGCGGAGCTCGCCGGCATCGTGGGCGCCTACGAGGGCTTCGCCCGCAACGCCGACGCCCATGCCCGGGTCATGCGCAAGCACGCCGCGGCCAACGACGCCATCCGCCCGGTCGGCGCCGACGACGCCGACGTGCTCAAGGCCGCGACCGCCCAGTGGCAGGAGTGCCTGGAGCTCGGCGCCGACTTCGGCTGGCGCAACGCGCAGGCCTCGGTGCTGGCCCCCACCGGCACGATCGGCTTCATGATGGACTGCGACACGACCGGCATCGAGCCGGACTTCTCGCTGGTCAAGTACAAGAAGCTGGTCGGCGGCGGCTCCATGCAGATCGTCAACCAGACGGTCCCGCGGGCCCTGCGCAGCCTCGGCTACCAGGACGAGCAGATCGAGGCGATCGTCGAGTACATCTCCGAGCACGGCCACGTCGTCGACGCCCCGAGCCTGCGCCCGGAGCACTACGAGGTCTTCGACTGCGCGATGGGCGAGCGGGCCATCTCCCCGATGGGCCACGTCCGGATGATGGCCGCGGTGCAGCCGTTCATCTCCGGCGCGATCAGCAAGACGGTCAACATGCCGGAGACGGCGACCGTCGAGGACGTCGAGAACATCTACTTCCAGGGTTGGAAGCTCGGCCTCAAGGCGCTGGCGATCTACCGCGACAACTGCAAGGTCGGCCAGCCGCTGTCGGATGCCAAGGCGAAGAAGGCCGACACCAAGGTCGAGGCCGCTGCTCCGGCGACCGCGCTGTCGCACCCGGTGCGCAAGCGGCTGCCCAAGAAGCGGCAGAGCATGACGACGTCGTTCAGCGTCGCCGGTGCCGAGGGCTACATGACCGCCGGGATGTACGAGGACGGCAGCCTCGGCGAGGTCTTCCTCAAGCTGGGCAAGCAGGGCTCGACCCTGGCCGGCGTCATGGACGCCTTCTCGATCTCGCTGTCGATCGCGCTGCAGCACGGTGTGCCGCTGGAGACCTACATCCAGAAGTTCACCAACATGCGGTTCGAGCCGGCCGGCATGACCGACGACCCGGACATCCGGATCGCCCAGTCGGTGATGGACTACATCTTCCGCCGCCTGGCGCTCGACCACCTGCCGGTGGAGACCCGCGCCACCCTCGGCATCTTCAGCGCCGAGGAGCGGGCTGCGCAGGTGTCCGGCTACGGCTCCTCCGCGTCGACCGCTGCGGTGGTCGAGGAGGAGGTCGACCTCGAGGCGCTGCGCAGCTCGGCGCCGACCGAGGCGCCTGCCAAGCCGGAGCCCAAGGCGGAGCCGGTCAAGGAGGCCCACTCCTCGGCCGAGCTGCTCGAGCTGGTCACCGGCACCGCCACCGACGCGCCGCTGTGCATGACCTGCGGCACGAAGATGCGCCCGGCCGGCAGCTGCTACGTCTGCGAGGGCTGCGGCTCGACCAGCGGCTGCAGCTGA